In Clostridium omnivorum, the DNA window TAAGAGCTCCTCAGCATCTTCTATAATTGTTTTTCTTAATGTTATAAGCTTCTTTGAATATATTGGACATTCTTCATAAATATCTTTCATACTAACCTCACATATTTGTAATACTTTGAGACTTAAATCTCATACTTTTACAATTATAGCATATTTAGTTTTATTGTAACTAGATAAATTTTGTTCATAAGAAAAAAGGATGCTATGTTTAGTATTGTTTCAAACATACACCCTCTTAAAGTTATAGTTATATTCTTTTATTAAATTTAACTATTACAAATAATCAATACTCCGGAACAATGAGAAACTTTAACAAATTCACAAACACATTTATTCTTCAATCTTTCATTAACTTCTTCCGCTACAAAATAGACTTCATCATTATCCCAATACTCCTCATATTTAACTTTGCATTTTTCAAGCTCATCCCTTGTTTCAAAAGAAACATCTCCTAAAAGTAGCTTTCCATTTGTATTTAGCAAGGAAGTAAGCGAATTTATAAATTCTATTTTATTACTATCATTTAAGTGATGAATTGCATAGGTACTAATAATGAAATCAAAATGATTCCTTTTAATTTCATCTGGCAATCCTTTAGTAAAATCCCAATTTATAAGCTTTGCTTTGGGCATCTTTTTCTCTGCAATATTAATCATATTTCTTGAAAAATCAATTCCAGTAACTTCATACCCATCGTTATAGAGCTTTGTGGTTAGAACTCCGGTTCCAAAGCCAATATCTAAAACATTAGCACAATCTTTTTGCTTAACCTGATTGTATATGTAATTCAACACATCTTTATAGCCCGCAAATGGATATTCATTATTTTCTTCTCTGAGCTTTACACTTTTGTCATAACCATCTGCCCATAAGTCAAATCCTTTACTATCTAGCATCTTATCCTCCAAAAAACAAATACTATTTCCACGACCTTTTCTTATCAAGCCATCCATTGTTCTTCTAATAATTATTTCTTAGTGATTTACTAAGTTGTTTATGTAAACAATATTACGTCCATTATTTTTAGCTTTGTATAGTTCCTTATCTGCAACTTGTATGATATCGGATATATTATCAAATTGTGACGTTTTCCCCAGTACACCTCCTAAACTAATTGTTATTACACTACTATTTTCATCCAAGGTGTACTTAAGGCATAATTTTTCAACTTCACTTTTCAATTTATTTCCTAATTCTAAGGCTTTATCATAGGTTAAATTCTTTGCAAAATATATGAACTCTTCTCCACCGTATCTTCCAAATATATCTTTACGTTTTACTTGAATATCCTTTAGACAGTTGGCAACCTTCACAATGCATTGATCGCCTATTATATGTCCCCAGTAATCGTTATATTTTTTAAAATTATCGATATCAATTATAAATAAAGCAACCACTGGATCACATAACATGGATTCTTCCCATGCTTTATTCAAATGATAATTAATATAGGTTCTATTTGGAACTCCTGTAAGTTCATCTTCAAGTGCTTTTTTCTCTAAAACTTTGTTTATCTTACGTATCTTTTGCAGTTCACTTCTTTGAAATGAAATCTCACTTTCTAATCGATTGTTAATTATTTTCATTTTTTCAAACTTATGAGTTTCTCTTATATGCTCTATTTCTATTTTTAACATTTCAAGTTTGTTTCCAACAATTGAAGTCATGATTTCTTGTTCTACACTATGGTATCTTTTAAAGTATTCTAGAGCTACTCTAAAATCACCTATTCTATCGTAATAGTCTGCTACCATTTTGCATACTTCACTCAATTTTTTCTTTGCATTCGTTTTTTCCGCATATTGTATTGCTTTTTCAAAATAATAAAGTGATTTATTTGAATCCTTAACTAGCTGCAATTTTGCGATATTCACTAAAACGTCAATGGTATAAAACTTATTATCAATATTTTCCAACCTTCTTAATGCACTAAAAAGGTACTCTTCAGCTTTGTCATAGTTTTCATTGACAAAATGAATTTTACCTATATTATTCTCTACTTCACCTAGCATAACCATATCATTTTCTTTAATAAGTATATTGTAGCTTTGGGTATGATATTCTAACGCATCCGAATATCTCTTTTGAGTAAAGTATACTTTACCAATGTTAGTTAATAAAGAGGCTGTACTTATATCTGAATTTATATCTGTAATTATTTCAAGAGCTTTGCAATAGTATTCTAATGCGGTGTCGTGATTCATTGATTCATAATAAACTTCACCAATATTATTTAATACGCAGCACAATAAAAAGTCATCTTTAAATTCATCTAAAACGTCTAAAGCTTGTAATAAAGATTTAAGCGCTTCTTCGTACATGGAATTATAAAAATACGCAATTCCTATTAGATTTAACGACTTAATTTGCCCTAACTTATTATTTAATTCTCCAAATATTTCAAGTGCATTAAAGGAGTACTTCAACATTTTATTAATTTCTGATTTAGCTCTACATGCAAAGGCCATTCCAATTAATGCATAGCCCTCTTCTAATGTCATGCTTTTTTCTTTGCAAAGATTATATACTTTTTTGCTCATTGTATATGATTTGTTGGGATAGCTTGTACATATTTTTTTTGATTCATCAAGCATCCTAAAAATTTCTTCTGACAAGTTATTTTCCATTGGGTTCCTCTATTCTACTTACATTATCCTTACTAGTTATTAAAACGATTACTTTTTCATTTATTAATAGGAATAAATTCATAATTATCTTAATTATACCACCATGCTATAAATATTTCCAATAGTTCTCTCATATGCTATTAATCACAAAAAATAAACACCGTAAAATTCACTGAACTTTACGGCATATAGCAAATTGTATCTCTTTAATAATAATTTTCTAGGTTTCTTGTTTAAAGTGAAGCTCTATTTACCAATAAAAATTGCTGAACCGTTATCTCCATTATATGCCGGAGCTCCTTCAACTGTAACATAGCAAATAATTATCTTATATTGTTCTCCTTTAACGATGTTTTGATTGAAGGTTAAGACAAATACTTTTGATGAGTCTTCTTTTGGACTTATCTTTACCAGCTTATCAGTAAGTGAATTATTTACATTTACTTTATCATTTTTACCAAGCGTAGCTATACCTTTTGGAGTAACATTCATAACATCTTGAATCCAATAATTTGTTGACTTTTCTCCTAATTTTTTATCAACATCCCTATCATAGCTTATTTGAATTTGATTAGGTGAAATCTGCTCAACCTTCACTAATTTTGGAATTGCAGACTCTTCCTTTTCTTCAATAGCACTCAAGGAAGTTGTAGAATTATTCTCTACAGGAATAGCAACTACATTATTTGCTGAAAACATTACTAGAACCATTGCACTAAATGCGATTAAAATACTTGTAATAAATCTTTTCATAATTACCTCCTTATATGTTTAAGAATATTGTCCAAAAATACTTTACCCCAAAAACATTGAATATATTAGTATAATTAATTATGTAATTTGTTCCACTTAAATATTTCATTTAACTTCTATAATTTTTTTCTTATAGTTTAGAAGTATATTTAAATATAAAAAAGCACCTCAGACAATGAACCTTTAATTGTGCCAGTTATGTGATGAAAAATATGATAACCGTGGAATATTAATTTCCACGGTTATCGTTGTGATTCATAGGCTTAGAATCCAAGATATAATAGATAAAAGCCTGCTACAAATATTACTATTTCCAGAATAATTTTTAATATCTTACCTATAAATATTGTTTTATTTGAATTACTTATTTCCTCAACTAAACCAATGGAGGTTCCTGCCATAAAAATAAGTATACAGTGACCTATTGAATATAGTATCAGCATTAAAACACCTAAAAGAATATTACCCTTGCTTGCAACATAAGCAAGAATAGCTGCTAATATGGGAGTTGAACAAGGCGAACTTAGCACCCCTCCTAATATTCCTAGAAAAAAGGCACCAACTATTCCTTTTCTCCTGTTTGGAACCTTACAGCTATTATTTCCAAACTCAATTACGCCGATTAGTTGAAGACCTACTACAAGCATAATGATACCTAAAATAATATACCACCATCTGCCTGCTCCAGTAAATAATCTACCAAGTAGTGCTGAAGCAACTCCAAGTAATGTAAAGGTTATAATTATTCCCAAACAAAATATGAAGGAATACCAATAAGCTAGTTTTTTGTCCTTTTTAGCATATCCTTCTACATATCCAACAATTAATGGAATAGTAGATAGAACACAGGGACTAAAGGAAGACACTATTCCTGCTAAAAAAGCAGTTATTAATGCAAACCAAATATTATTGGAAAGAAAAACAGAAAAATTATGTATTAAGCTCTCCATTACTTTACTCCCATCTTGCTAAAAATATCTTCAATGCTCTTTTGTGACATAAAGCCCTCTACTCTTTTATATTCACTTCCATCGCCATTTAAAAATACTAAAGTAGGAACAACCTTTATGTTATATTTCACAGCTAAATTATAATTTTCATCGTTTTTATCAACTTGGAGAATTTTAACTATTGCTTTACCATCATACTCTTTTTCAACTTGCTTCATTACAGACACCATCTGTATGCAGGTTGGTCAGGTTTCAGTACTAAACTCTAAAAGTGATGGCTTATTAGTAGTAGCTTCTTTTACATTAGCATCCTTAGATTTTACCTTTTCACTCTCTACCATAGCTTGTTCCTTTGGGATATCTTTTTTTAAATAAACATTTTTACCTAGATATATACCTACAACTGCTAGGCTCATCAGTAGAAGTATAATAATTTTAAACTGCTTTTTCATGCTTCTTTCCCTCTTTTACATTTTATTAGTTATAAAATAAATAAATATTTTAAAAAGGGTACACAATATAAATAAGAAGGGTTATTTATATACCCCCCACAGGTTTATTATAGCATATGCAATTTTAAAATCAATTATTCTATAAAGAATTATTCAAAGAACTTTTATCCTTACCTTCACAACATTTTTTCTTGTGGCACCTCTTACATCCACACCATGTTTCAGCTTCATCACAGAGTTTAACATCTCCACCTTCTATTTTTAAAATATAACCATTTACTAATGATTTTGCAATTTTTAAGCGTGCTTCATTATAAATCCGCTGTACTGTTGTACGTGCTACATCCATCTTTTCAGCACACTCCTCTTGAAGCATACCTTCAAAATCTATAAGTCTTATAGTTTCAAACTCATCTATTGACATAATTATTGTATTATTTTCAGTATCAGTAGAACTAACTGGTCCAAATGAAGTATTCTTTGGCAAGCTGCATACTCTTCTGCATTTTCTAGGTCTTGGCATTATTTTTCTCCTTTCAGTCAAAACACTGTGTAATCTATCTTGCCGATTCCCATCGGCAGATTACCCGTTAAAGCCCATTTAGGACTTTAACCTCCAACTAATCATTATTGACATATGTTCATTATAAGCTTATTATAATACATAAAGGACATATGTCAATAACACATATTATTGACAATGCTTGTTATTATAAAAGAAGGAAGGTATTTTTATATGAAAATCGCACTACCATCACGTGGAGATCAAATTGATAATCATTTTGGTCACTGCGAATATTTTACCGTTTTCACAATAGATACAGCTACTAAAGAAATAATTGATTCTCAAAGCGTATCATCACCAGAAGGCTGCGGCTGTAAATCTAATATTGCTTCAACTTTAGCTGATATGGGTGTTAAGGTTATGCTTGCAGGAAATATGGGTGAAGGAGCTGTAAGAGTACTTAATAAATCAGGAATTGAAGTACTTCGCGGCTGCTCTGGAAATGTGAAGACTGCAGCATTAAAATGGCTTCAGGGCTCACTTAAAGATTCCGGTGATTCCTGCCATGCTCATGAACATGGATGCCACAACGAATAGATATAATTATTAAAAAGCAACCTTGTAATTCAATTTATTACAAGGTTGTTTTAATATTGTTCTTCTTAGTTTTCCATAATAATTAATTTATCAGCTTTTAAGACAGCCCTCCAGGGAGCCGGCATTTTGCATAAGACTTCCCAGTCACTTAAGGATAATTCCATCTGTAAATTATAATCCCAATTTCCTAAGGGAGCAGTTTGAAGTTTTATGTATATTATTTTACTAAATGGATTATCCCCTATCTGTGCAGGCCAACACTTAAAAGTATTAATAGGCTCACCTTCATATTGGTCATAATTATGCTGCAGTTCTAGTATTTCTACATAATGTGCTCTTATTCCAATATGTGTGATTTCTCTTTTTTGACAGTTGTTTATTTTTATTTTACAATGCCAGTCTAGAGCCTCTACCAATTCTGTACTAAGCATTTTAACTGGCGAGATATTTTTGCAGCCAGTTAGTTGAGCAGCTGCTACAGTGCTAGGAGATTTAAATATATTATTTTTATTACCTTCTTCAATTTTGCGCCCTTTATCAACTATTATAATGTTGTTACAGAGCTGAAATGCCTCCTCAAGGTTGTGAGTAACAAATAAGGTAGCACCAGTATAACTTGATAGAATCTCAGATATCTGTATAATCATCTGTCTTCTAAGATGATTATCTAATGCAGAAAAAGGTTCGTCTAACAGCAATATCTCGGGTTCTACAGCAAGTGCTCTTGCTAGGGCTACCCTCTGCTGCTGCCCACCAGAAAGCTGATTTGGATACCTCTTTTCAAGACCGGCAAGCTGCATTATCTCTATTTTTTCTGATACTTTTCTATTCCTTATTGCTTTTTC includes these proteins:
- a CDS encoding class I SAM-dependent methyltransferase, with product MLDSKGFDLWADGYDKSVKLREENNEYPFAGYKDVLNYIYNQVKQKDCANVLDIGFGTGVLTTKLYNDGYEVTGIDFSRNMINIAEKKMPKAKLINWDFTKGLPDEIKRNHFDFIISTYAIHHLNDSNKIEFINSLTSLLNTNGKLLLGDVSFETRDELEKCKVKYEEYWDNDEVYFVAEEVNERLKNKCVCEFVKVSHCSGVLIICNS
- a CDS encoding tetratricopeptide repeat-containing diguanylate cyclase; this translates as MENNLSEEIFRMLDESKKICTSYPNKSYTMSKKVYNLCKEKSMTLEEGYALIGMAFACRAKSEINKMLKYSFNALEIFGELNNKLGQIKSLNLIGIAYFYNSMYEEALKSLLQALDVLDEFKDDFLLCCVLNNIGEVYYESMNHDTALEYYCKALEIITDINSDISTASLLTNIGKVYFTQKRYSDALEYHTQSYNILIKENDMVMLGEVENNIGKIHFVNENYDKAEEYLFSALRRLENIDNKFYTIDVLVNIAKLQLVKDSNKSLYYFEKAIQYAEKTNAKKKLSEVCKMVADYYDRIGDFRVALEYFKRYHSVEQEIMTSIVGNKLEMLKIEIEHIRETHKFEKMKIINNRLESEISFQRSELQKIRKINKVLEKKALEDELTGVPNRTYINYHLNKAWEESMLCDPVVALFIIDIDNFKKYNDYWGHIIGDQCIVKVANCLKDIQVKRKDIFGRYGGEEFIYFAKNLTYDKALELGNKLKSEVEKLCLKYTLDENSSVITISLGGVLGKTSQFDNISDIIQVADKELYKAKNNGRNIVYINNLVNH
- a CDS encoding cytochrome c biogenesis CcdA family protein translates to MESLIHNFSVFLSNNIWFALITAFLAGIVSSFSPCVLSTIPLIVGYVEGYAKKDKKLAYWYSFIFCLGIIITFTLLGVASALLGRLFTGAGRWWYIILGIIMLVVGLQLIGVIEFGNNSCKVPNRRKGIVGAFFLGILGGVLSSPCSTPILAAILAYVASKGNILLGVLMLILYSIGHCILIFMAGTSIGLVEEISNSNKTIFIGKILKIILEIVIFVAGFYLLYLGF
- a CDS encoding thioredoxin family protein; translated protein: MVSVMKQVEKEYDGKAIVKILQVDKNDENYNLAVKYNIKVVPTLVFLNGDGSEYKRVEGFMSQKSIEDIFSKMGVK
- a CDS encoding DUF134 domain-containing protein, which encodes MPRPRKCRRVCSLPKNTSFGPVSSTDTENNTIIMSIDEFETIRLIDFEGMLQEECAEKMDVARTTVQRIYNEARLKIAKSLVNGYILKIEGGDVKLCDEAETWCGCKRCHKKKCCEGKDKSSLNNSL
- a CDS encoding NifB/NifX family molybdenum-iron cluster-binding protein; its protein translation is MKIALPSRGDQIDNHFGHCEYFTVFTIDTATKEIIDSQSVSSPEGCGCKSNIASTLADMGVKVMLAGNMGEGAVRVLNKSGIEVLRGCSGNVKTAALKWLQGSLKDSGDSCHAHEHGCHNE
- a CDS encoding sulfate/molybdate ABC transporter ATP-binding protein, with translation MRLFVDIKKKLPGFQLKMNFDNSSNILGFLGPSGSGKSMTLNCIAGLIKPDSGKIVLNDRVLFDSELGIDMPIRERKVGFLFQNYALFPHMTVEQNISYALKHLEKAIRNRKVSEKIEIMQLAGLEKRYPNQLSGGQQQRVALARALAVEPEILLLDEPFSALDNHLRRQMIIQISEILSSYTGATLFVTHNLEEAFQLCNNIIIVDKGRKIEEGNKNNIFKSPSTVAAAQLTGCKNISPVKMLSTELVEALDWHCKIKINNCQKREITHIGIRAHYVEILELQHNYDQYEGEPINTFKCWPAQIGDNPFSKIIYIKLQTAPLGNWDYNLQMELSLSDWEVLCKMPAPWRAVLKADKLIIMEN